The DNA segment ATCACAGCGGCCGCACTCCACACAGCGGCCCTTCGCAGCACGTAACGCACAGAAAATCCATTTGAATTACCCACGGCCTCCTGCGACCTGACCTCATCCATCACGCGAGCCATCCGCTGCCCCATATCTGCCTGGGTGGACGCAGCAAACTCTCTTAGAAGCTCATCTTCTTCACGCAAGGCCCGCTCATACTCACGGCAGTCCGAACATATCTCGATATGCTCCCGCACCTCACCCACCTGATCGGCACCAGCAAAACCGCCGACCATCTCTGCGATCATATCCCGGATGTGCTCGCATCGTTTCATCATACGCTTTCCCCCTCTTGCGTGAGTATCGCATGCAGCTCCTGCCTCGCATGCCTCAACCTGCGATAAACCCCCGAATCTGATATCCCCAACTCTTTTGCGATATGCTTGGGACTCTTGTTCTCAAAATAATAAAGCATCAGAGGAAGCCGGTTCTCCTGGGGCAGCATCTTGATCGCCCCTTCCAGATCGACAGCGTTTTTCTCACTGTCCGCCCCGGATTTCTTGAGTCCTTCCGCCTGTTCAGCCACGATCTCACGCCCACGCGTCCGCCGCCTGAAAAAGTCGATACACAGATTCCGCGCAACCCGAACCACCCAACTGCCGAACTGCCCACCATCCTCCAGACTCTCGATTCGTGTAAACGCCTTTACCATTGCATCCTGTGCTATATCCTCTGCATCATGGACATCCCCGGTCAGCCCCATACAGACCGAAAACACCCTCTTATAGTGCCTTTCCACAAGCTGCCCGTACGCATCCCTGTCGCCTTGCTTACATGCAAGGACCAGTTTTTCGTCCTTCCTTGTTGTCAACACGGGCTCCTTGATCGACTTCTAAAATACAGACGTACAACTCGTCTAAGATATGCAAAAAAAACGAAAAAATCCACCCCTTACTTCAGAGCTATACCTAACGAACTAATATCTGAACCTTTTAATCCTCTTTCATCCCCATTTACAGCCGTTCCCGCGTATAAATAGTAATGTGCGACGAAAACGACAAAATACAAATAATCAGGACAAAAACTGCATTGCCAAAGTTTTTTCAGCAACTAACATATAAGTATAAGACTCACAAAGGCTTGCCCATAAAGATAGGAAACGCTAAAAACCAAAAATACAACTAATTCTGTTATCTTGGGAGACACAAAAATGAGGACATTTACAAAACATCTTGTGCTGCTGGTAGTTTCCTCAATGGCGATCTGTATTACAGGATGCGCCACAGCACCAAAGTCAGCCGAATCCAAAGACGTACTCCAGGCCCAGGCGCAGGAAGCCATCGCCGCATTCAAACAGAAATCCCCGGGAATACAGAGATTTCTCGACGAATCTGCCGGCTACGCGGTCCTGCCCAAGGTCGTAAAAGGAGGCTTCTGGCTCGGCGGCGCATACGGCAAGGGAATCGTTTACGAAGGCGGATCCCGCATCGGCTACTGCGACATGACACAGGCTACCCTCGGATTCACCTTCGGCGGCGAATACTTCCGCGAAATTATCTTCTTCAGGGACTCAAGCGACCTGCAGAAGTTTAAGACCGGCGAATTCACCTTCTCCGCCCAGGCCACAGCTATCGCAGCGACTTCAGGAGCCGCATCAAAGGCTGACTACAAGGATGGATACGCAGTATTCGTTCTGGCTGACAAGGGCCTGATGGTCGACGCATCCATAGGCGGTCAGAAATTCGACTACCTCTCCGAGTGGCAGGCCCAGTAACCAATAACCATCAGATAAACTGAAAGCGTGCGTATCCTCAAAATAGATACGCGCGCTTTTGGCCATTCATTATCTGGCTCAAAAGCTCGGCTCAGACGCTGAACTTTTGCAGGAAGGCATTCTGTTTTTACTCGGCCTTGCGCACAATAAACTCCGAATTCAGATCCGCCCCGCTCGGCTCCTGGAACAGACGCAGCTCAAACTCACCGACAACCGCCAGCAGATGGTCGAAAATGTCCGACTGCACTCCCTCATAGTGCACCCATCGCTTATCCTTGCAGAAGGCGTATATCTGCACCGGAAGCCCGTGCGGCGTGGGCTCAAGCTGCCTTACCATCATAGTCATTTCCTGATTGACCATAGGATGATTCTTCAGATATTCTGAAGCGTAGGCCCGAAACACCCCGATATTCGTCATCCGTCGGCCGTTTACCAGCACCGAATTGTCGATCTGGTGCTCAGCATTGTATTTTTCGATCTCCTCCTGCCGCCTTTCGATGTAGCCCCCCAGATAATCGAATTTTTTGAATCGCTCCCGCATCTCCGGCGTGCAGAACTTCACCGTCGTCATGTCGATATAAATACATCTCTTCATCCGCCTGCCGCCCGACTCGCTCATACCCCGCCAGTTCCTGAACGAATCACTGATAAGCGAATAAGCGGGCACAGTAACGATCGTCTTGTCCCAGTTCTGCACCTTCACCGTTGTAAGCGTAATATCAACCACATCACCGTCTGCACCATACCTGCTCACCTCGATCCAGTCACCGATACGCACCAGGTCGTTCGCCGTCAACTGTATACCCGCAACAAATCCCAGTATCGCATCCCTGAATACCAGGATAATTACCGCCGTCATCGCACCCATGCCGGCAAATATCTTGGCCGGATTGTTAGACAGCAGAATCGCGAGCACAAACACAGCCGCCAGAGAATACATCAAAACCTTAACGATCTGAATGAACCCCTTGATCGGCACACGCCGCGAAACCTCGAACTCCTTGTATATCGCCAGCCCCGCACTCAAAAAAGCGTCAAACGCGAACGCCCCCGCAAGCACCAGATACACCTGCGCTCCGTTCCTCAAAACCGTACAAAGCGTACTTCCTTCACCGAAGAGCCCGCACGCCGTCGCGTGAATTACAATGCCCGGCACAAGATGCGCCAACCGATCAAAAAACTTGTGATTCACCAGCGCATCATCCCACTTCGCCGCACTGCGTTTGACTACTTTCTCCACACCCTTGAAAAAGATTTTTTTAGCTATAAAATGCGCAATGACAGCCAGGACAAACAGCCCTACAAGCACTGCCCCCGCACTTATGACATCAGCATGCGGAACAGCGGACTCTTCACCGAAAATAAGGTTCTTGACCCTGACTACAAAAGCAGTGCCTGACTCCCCTGAACTTAGCGCATCGATCATCTCGCAAACTCCTTAACAATTATCCGGAAACTAAACATAATAGCCTGCTTCACAACCTGCGTCAAATATTTACGACTGGTCATATTACGTTTCCTAAACCTCTTCTTGCAATTCTTCATCAAATCAGCTACAAATGCGAACCATTCTTACCGAAACAGTAATAATTCGTAAAAGAAGCCGCGGGAAACCTCCCCGGCCCTTACAGCGTTAAAGAAAGGATTAAAAAAAATGAACAAGACTTCTGAAAAGTTCCTCCAGCAGCTCCTCGAGGCCCCCTCTCCGTCCGGCTTTGAACAACCCGCTGCAAAAGTATTCCGTGACTACGTCAAAAAGGACGTCGACCAGCTCATCACAGATGCCCACGGAAACACCATAACCGTACTCAACCCCAAGGCTAAATTCAAATTCATGCTCGCCGGCCACATCGATGAGATCGGCCTGATGGTCACTCACATCGACAAGGATGGCTATATCTACACCGCACAGGTTGGCGGTATGGACCCGGCCCTCCTCATCGGTCAGCGCGTAAAGATTCTCACCGAAAAAGGCAATGTCTTCGGCGTCATAGGACGAAAAGCCATCCACCACATGACCCCCGACGAACGCGGCAAAGGCGTTAAAATGGACAACATTTGGGTCGACATCGGCGCAGACTCCAAAGAAGACGCACAAAAACGCGTCGAGATCGGCGATCCCATGGTAATCGACGTACCTTACCGCCGCATGACCGACGACAAGATCGTCTCCCGCGCAATGGACGACAAAGCAGGCGCATTCATCGTCGCGGAAGTCATGCGCAGACTCGCCAAAAAGAAAAAGGACCTGAAGATCTCCGTCATCGGCGTCGCGACCGTACAGGAAGAGCTCGGCCTCCGCGGCGCGATAACCTCCTCCTACTCCGTCAACCCCGACGCAGGCATCGCCATCGACGTAGGCTTCGCATCCGACCATCCCGACACCGACAAGAAAAAGCTCGGCGATCTAAAACTCGGCGAAGGCCCCAACCTCCACCGCGGCGCAAACATCAACCCCGTCCTCGAAAAGGCCCTGCTCAAAACCGCCAAAAAGCACAAGATCCCCTACCAGATCACAGCAGAGGCTCGTGCAACAGGCACCGACGCTAACGCAATCCAGCTTTGTCGCGGCGGCGCAGCAGCAACCCTGATCAGCATCCCAAACCGCTATATGCACACACCCGTCGAAATGATCTCCATCTCCGACATGGACAACATCATCAAGCTGATCGTCGCCTATATCACCGAACACCCCGCAAACCGCGACTACAGAATATAGCCCCAAACAACAGCAGCAAACTCAAAAGGTGTCGGCCGCAAACCGGCACCTTTTTCTTGCGCACAGAATCACATGCATTAAATGGATAAGTAATCTCAGCCGTATAATTCCAAAGTCCGCCGAGAATGGACCCCGATAAAGTTCCTTGGAGGCGAAGCTGTTAAATTCTGCGGCGGCTCAGTACGAATAGCCCGAACAATCGAGGAACACAAATCTGCTGAAAACACTCCCGACTCACCCCTGTAGATACCGCCCCAGCACATCGCGCACCATCGCAAACACCCTCTCCGCCCCCAGCTCCCGCATGCACTCCCCCGCCTCGCATTCAGTCAGCTCCTCGCCGTACTGACAAGGCTGACAACCCTCACCCGCCGTTATCACCACGTTCTTACCCCGCCCGCCGTTCTTCACAACGCACGTCGGCCCGAATATCGCAACCGCCCGCGCCCCCACCGCATCCGCCATATGCATCGGCCCGCAGTCGTTACCAACCACCCCCGCAGAATGCTTCAAAACCCACGCCGACTCAGCCAGACTCAGCTTCCCGCGTAGATCGACCACCATCTCATCCTCAAAAACTCGCTCGTCTACCTCATCATCCTCCGTCCCAACCACACAAACCCTGCACCCCTGCCATTCCTTCCGCACCACCCCGATCAGCTCCGCATAATTCGGCCACCTCTTCCACCGCCACCTGTCATCCGTCTTCCCGCCAGGCAGCACGCAAAGCCAGGGCTCCGCCAACTCATCCGCAACCGCAGGCTTTCTCACATTCACATACGACCATGGCGCGGGCCCGCGATACCCCAGCCGCCTGGCAAGATCGACATTGTAATCCCGCTCGTTCCGCAGGAACCACTTACCAAGCGCAGGCCGCGAAACAAAAACCTCACCCCGTTCAAAACCATCCCCCACCTCATTCTCCGGAAATCCGTGCCAGCCCCAGAAAGGCACGAAAGTATAATCGAACCGCCTGCCCGCCAGCTCCGCCCGATCACTGCAAACCTCATCCACGATGCACCACTCACCGAACATATCCTCATAAGGCGTCAATATCGTCAGCCTGCACTTCGGCCACCGGATACGCAGCGCCTGCACCAACGGCGTCGCTTCGATAACGTTACCTATCCCTCCCGCACACATGACCACCAGAACCGCGGGCCTTTCCTCCAGCACCTCCCTCTCTCGCAGTTCACGCCTGCAAACGGACCTGTAAACCCACCGCTTCAAAAACTCGCCGGCCGAAAGAAACCGGTCCGCACCCCACCTCGCGGCCCCATATAGCCTCACAGATTTCAACAGCTTTGATATCTTCATATCGCCGGTCGGCACCTGTCAATTAAAGATCACGGTCTATCGCCTGCGCAACCCGCTTGAGCCTCTTCATAAGCTTATCCAGTGACGCAGGCGTTATCGACTGGGCCCCGTCCGAAGTAGCGTGCTCAGGATCCGGATGACATTCGATTATCAGCCCGTCCGCCCCAGCCGCTACCGCCGCTGTACTCATCGAAGGCACAAGGTGCGCGTGCCCCGTCCCGTGCGAAGGATCCACGATAACAGGCAGATGCGTCTTATCGTTCAATTCCGCAACCGCCGTCAAAGGCAACGTGTTCCGCACATACTCCTCGAACGTCCTTATACCGCGCTCGCAAAGAATCACCTTCCCATTACCCGCGCTGATAATATACTCCGCTGCAAGCAGAAACTCATCCAGCCGAGCACTCATACCACGCTTTAACAGCACCGGCTTGTCCACCTTGCCCAGCGCCTCCAGCAGCGGATAATGCTGCATGTTCCTCGCCCCGACCTGCAGAACGTCCGCATATTTCGCGACCACCTCAACCTGCTCAAGTCCGATAACCTCCGTCACCACTGCAAGCCCTGTCTCCTCGCGAGCCTCAGCCAGCAGCTTGAGACCTTCCTCGCCCATCCCCTGGAAACTGTAAGGACTGGTCCGCGGCTTGAACGCTCCCCCTCGAAGGCCGATACACCCTGCCTTCTTCACGGCCCGAGCCGATGCCATCAACTGCTCGCGACTCTCAACCGCACAAGGACCCGCGATGATCCCAACCTTGTTCGAACCCAGCGGAAAACGCTCAGGACCGATCTCGATGATCGATTTCTCTCTTTTAACCTCAAGTGAAGCCATTTTATAGGGCGCCAATATAGGAACAACTTTTTCTACCATGGGCGCATTCTCGATCGCACCCTTATCAACCGACCGCTTATCGCCAAGACACGCAATAACCGTCCTGTCAGTACCGTAAATAACATGGTCCTTCAATCCATAATCATTAACCACGTCGACCACATGCTGTATCTGCTCCTTCGTCGCCCCGGGCTTCATTACTACGATCATTAAACTTGCTCCTGGCTCAAATATTTATTTCAGGGTTCTTATGAAATCATTCAGACCTGTTATTATAACGGCATTTCCCGCAACTTACTACAGGAATTACGATTTGACTCTTCCGAACTCGTATTCTAGAATCAAATACCGACCATTATTCGTAAAGGAAAATGACAAATATGCTTATTACAGCACTATCCGACATCCACGGCTCACTTGAAGCCCTAAATTCGAGCAAAAGTCTGCTCAGCGACCTGGCCTCATCCGACCTCGTCCTCATCGCTGGCGACATCACCAATTTCCAGGGCAAAACCCAGACCGCCGAGGTAATCACAGCCATCCGCCGCCACAATCCCAACATCTTCGCCGTCCCCGGCAACTGCGATACCGCCGCCGTAGACGAATACCTCCGTGAACAGAACATAAACCTGCACTGCCAGACCAGAAAACACGCCGACTTCACCCTCACCGGCGTCGGAGCCCACGTACCCTGCTCCCGCAATGACCAGGCCTGCAGCCTTGAAGAAAAACTGCAGGTCTGCCTCGATCACATCGCAGAAATGTCACATGCAGAAAATAATCTCATTTTCGTCGCCCACTACCCCGCCAGACACACCGCCGTCGACTCCATCGGAGACAACCACCACGGCGGAAGCTGGAACATCCGCGACTTCATCGAACAGGCCCAACCCCTCCTCGCCCTCTCGGGCCATATCCACGACGCACCCGGCACCGACCACATCGGCAGAACAACCCTCGTCAACCCCGGCTCACTCCGCGACGGATCATACGCTCAGATTAGAATTGAACACGAACGCGTCAGGGTCCATATAGGGTGCATCAAAAAAAGGTGGCGCGAACATTTTGGATATGGTATAACTTAGAGAAAAGGTTATTTTTCGAGGTATATCATGTCACAGCAGGATTGGATTGAAGAAGCGGTTGCCGAATTTCGCAAGGGTTGCCAGGAGCTCCACGACGAGCTCGATTCCGCGGCTAATGGGACGTTGCTGGATGTCAGCGATGATCAGATCGTCAGAACGCTTGAGCCTTTACTCAAGGATGTGCAGCGAAAGGCTATCCAGACGGCATTGGAAAAATCCCAGACTGATTCGGACTACCGGCGTTGCGGCAAGTGTAAAAAAAAATGAGACACAAGGGCAGCAAATCCTACGAGTTCATCACCAAGCGTGGCAATATAAGTCTTACCGGCACTTATTATCATTGCAGTTGCGGCAGCAGCAAGCCGATCAGCAATCTTGTCAGCAGCGGC comes from the Anaerohalosphaera lusitana genome and includes:
- a CDS encoding M42 family metallopeptidase; the protein is MNKTSEKFLQQLLEAPSPSGFEQPAAKVFRDYVKKDVDQLITDAHGNTITVLNPKAKFKFMLAGHIDEIGLMVTHIDKDGYIYTAQVGGMDPALLIGQRVKILTEKGNVFGVIGRKAIHHMTPDERGKGVKMDNIWVDIGADSKEDAQKRVEIGDPMVIDVPYRRMTDDKIVSRAMDDKAGAFIVAEVMRRLAKKKKDLKISVIGVATVQEELGLRGAITSSYSVNPDAGIAIDVGFASDHPDTDKKKLGDLKLGEGPNLHRGANINPVLEKALLKTAKKHKIPYQITAEARATGTDANAIQLCRGGAAATLISIPNRYMHTPVEMISISDMDNIIKLIVAYITEHPANRDYRI
- a CDS encoding RNA polymerase sigma factor; protein product: MTTRKDEKLVLACKQGDRDAYGQLVERHYKRVFSVCMGLTGDVHDAEDIAQDAMVKAFTRIESLEDGGQFGSWVVRVARNLCIDFFRRRTRGREIVAEQAEGLKKSGADSEKNAVDLEGAIKMLPQENRLPLMLYYFENKSPKHIAKELGISDSGVYRRLRHARQELHAILTQEGESV
- a CDS encoding metallophosphoesterase family protein; this encodes MLITALSDIHGSLEALNSSKSLLSDLASSDLVLIAGDITNFQGKTQTAEVITAIRRHNPNIFAVPGNCDTAAVDEYLREQNINLHCQTRKHADFTLTGVGAHVPCSRNDQACSLEEKLQVCLDHIAEMSHAENNLIFVAHYPARHTAVDSIGDNHHGGSWNIRDFIEQAQPLLALSGHIHDAPGTDHIGRTTLVNPGSLRDGSYAQIRIEHERVRVHIGCIKKRWREHFGYGIT
- a CDS encoding YSC84-related protein, with translation MRTFTKHLVLLVVSSMAICITGCATAPKSAESKDVLQAQAQEAIAAFKQKSPGIQRFLDESAGYAVLPKVVKGGFWLGGAYGKGIVYEGGSRIGYCDMTQATLGFTFGGEYFREIIFFRDSSDLQKFKTGEFTFSAQATAIAATSGAASKADYKDGYAVFVLADKGLMVDASIGGQKFDYLSEWQAQ
- a CDS encoding mechanosensitive ion channel family protein: MIDALSSGESGTAFVVRVKNLIFGEESAVPHADVISAGAVLVGLFVLAVIAHFIAKKIFFKGVEKVVKRSAAKWDDALVNHKFFDRLAHLVPGIVIHATACGLFGEGSTLCTVLRNGAQVYLVLAGAFAFDAFLSAGLAIYKEFEVSRRVPIKGFIQIVKVLMYSLAAVFVLAILLSNNPAKIFAGMGAMTAVIILVFRDAILGFVAGIQLTANDLVRIGDWIEVSRYGADGDVVDITLTTVKVQNWDKTIVTVPAYSLISDSFRNWRGMSESGGRRMKRCIYIDMTTVKFCTPEMRERFKKFDYLGGYIERRQEEIEKYNAEHQIDNSVLVNGRRMTNIGVFRAYASEYLKNHPMVNQEMTMMVRQLEPTPHGLPVQIYAFCKDKRWVHYEGVQSDIFDHLLAVVGEFELRLFQEPSGADLNSEFIVRKAE
- the aroF gene encoding 3-deoxy-7-phosphoheptulonate synthase, which codes for MIVVMKPGATKEQIQHVVDVVNDYGLKDHVIYGTDRTVIACLGDKRSVDKGAIENAPMVEKVVPILAPYKMASLEVKREKSIIEIGPERFPLGSNKVGIIAGPCAVESREQLMASARAVKKAGCIGLRGGAFKPRTSPYSFQGMGEEGLKLLAEAREETGLAVVTEVIGLEQVEVVAKYADVLQVGARNMQHYPLLEALGKVDKPVLLKRGMSARLDEFLLAAEYIISAGNGKVILCERGIRTFEEYVRNTLPLTAVAELNDKTHLPVIVDPSHGTGHAHLVPSMSTAAVAAGADGLIIECHPDPEHATSDGAQSITPASLDKLMKRLKRVAQAIDRDL
- a CDS encoding glycosyltransferase family 9 protein, which gives rise to MKISKLLKSVRLYGAARWGADRFLSAGEFLKRWVYRSVCRRELREREVLEERPAVLVVMCAGGIGNVIEATPLVQALRIRWPKCRLTILTPYEDMFGEWCIVDEVCSDRAELAGRRFDYTFVPFWGWHGFPENEVGDGFERGEVFVSRPALGKWFLRNERDYNVDLARRLGYRGPAPWSYVNVRKPAVADELAEPWLCVLPGGKTDDRWRWKRWPNYAELIGVVRKEWQGCRVCVVGTEDDEVDERVFEDEMVVDLRGKLSLAESAWVLKHSAGVVGNDCGPMHMADAVGARAVAIFGPTCVVKNGGRGKNVVITAGEGCQPCQYGEELTECEAGECMRELGAERVFAMVRDVLGRYLQG